The Desulfobaculum bizertense DSM 18034 genome includes a region encoding these proteins:
- the rpoB gene encoding DNA-directed RNA polymerase subunit beta — protein sequence MVQLTKHFGKIASTHPIPNLLNLQVESYRKFLQLDVPPASRADEGLEGVFRSVFPIEDFNRTASLDYVSYEIGTPKFDEVECISKGLTYESPIRITVRLVVYDVDEETQNRTIRDIKEQDIYFGTLPLMTDKGTFIINGTERVIVNQLQRSPGIIFEHDSGKSHSSGRVLYSSRVIPMRGSWLDFDFDHKDILYVRIDRRRKMPATILFKAMGMSRQDILDTFYEKEYYILRDGKLFRELDEKKFCKESVYADILDENGEVLGKQGKPLTKRIFKKMFRAGLTEHEVDPLSLTTLFLAEDLFDAESGEVLAEAGEQMTEELAVKIREAGIERLPVLYTRGPEVSSSMRDTLMLDKTTDMSSAQIEIYRRLRPSSPPTPEIAETFFENLFRNADYYDLSAVGRYKLNTRLKVEEDIEVRTLTNNDILTAIKTLCLLKDSHGPADDIDHLGNRRVRPVGELVENQYRIGLVRMERAIKERMSLQEVATLMPHDLINPKPVAAVLKEFFGTSQLSQFMDQTNPLSEVTHKRRLSALGPGGLTRERAGFEVRDVHTSHYGRICPIETPEGPNIGLIVSLTTHAKVNDFGFIETPFRLVRDGKATEEIVYMDASQEEGQIVAQANIKLGEDGTIEDETVQARLHGEVLPVEPAEVTAMDISPNQIVSISAALIPFLEHDDANRALMGSNMQRQAVPLLRSERPLVGTGMEGPVACDSGGCLLAKGDGVVHFADAERVVVKYDDAALCPETGGTKSYDLQKYHKSNQGSSFGQKPTVHPGQRVTKGQVLADGPAIKDGELALGKNLVVAFMPWCGYNFEDSILISERMVKEDVFTSVHIEEFELVARDTKLGPEEVTRDIPNVGEDMLRNLDESGIIRIGARVVPDDILVGKITPKGETQLTPEEKLLRAIFGDKARDVKNTSLKVPPGIEGVVLDVKVFNRRSGDKDSRTREIEDLELARIDRKEEQHIAALVEKTRETLWDICKDQAVGKSIAGKTKGSELVSAGSAIDEDVFYTIPVKQLAGVFSDAGINEQILDILDTYDRQVMFVREIYDTKRGKVTEGDDLPPGVIKMVKVYLAVKRKLNVGDKMAGRHGNKGVVSNILPEQDLPFFADGRPVDIVLNPLGVPSRMNIGQIMETHLGWAAKELGRQLGELLDSGAHMEVLRNEVKDVFDSPAITSLVDEIDDDELQAAVKKLKPGIVCKTPVFDGAEEEEIWDWLDKAKVPNDGKMVLFDGRTGEPFKNRVTVGVMYMLKLHHLVDEKIHARSTGPYSLVTQQPLGGKAQFGGQRLGEMEVWALEAYGAAYLLQEFLTVKSDDVNGRVKMYEKIVKGDNFLEANLPESFNVLVKELQALGLDVDLHQDELPEDESPRDRD from the coding sequence ATGGTCCAACTCACGAAACATTTTGGCAAGATTGCCAGCACGCATCCGATTCCAAACCTTCTGAATCTGCAGGTGGAATCGTATAGAAAGTTCCTGCAGCTGGATGTGCCTCCGGCAAGTCGCGCCGACGAGGGACTTGAAGGCGTGTTCCGGTCCGTGTTCCCCATTGAGGACTTTAATCGGACTGCAAGTCTGGATTATGTCAGCTATGAGATCGGAACGCCTAAGTTCGATGAAGTCGAGTGCATTTCCAAAGGCCTGACCTATGAATCTCCGATTCGTATCACGGTTCGCCTCGTTGTCTATGATGTAGACGAAGAGACACAGAACCGCACGATTCGTGACATCAAGGAGCAGGACATCTACTTCGGCACACTGCCTCTGATGACAGACAAAGGTACCTTTATTATAAACGGTACTGAGCGCGTCATCGTTAACCAGCTCCAGCGTTCTCCTGGTATTATTTTTGAGCACGATTCAGGAAAGTCTCACTCTTCTGGCCGTGTTCTTTACAGCAGCCGCGTCATTCCTATGCGTGGTTCCTGGCTGGATTTCGATTTTGACCACAAGGATATCCTGTACGTCAGAATCGACCGCCGCCGCAAAATGCCCGCAACCATCCTTTTCAAGGCTATGGGAATGTCCCGCCAGGACATCCTCGATACCTTCTATGAAAAGGAATACTACATCCTGCGCGATGGCAAGCTCTTCCGTGAGCTTGATGAGAAAAAGTTCTGCAAGGAAAGCGTTTACGCCGATATTCTTGATGAAAACGGCGAAGTGCTCGGCAAGCAGGGTAAGCCCCTGACCAAGCGCATCTTCAAGAAGATGTTCCGCGCTGGTCTGACGGAGCACGAGGTTGATCCTCTGTCCCTGACCACCCTGTTCCTCGCAGAAGATCTCTTCGACGCAGAAAGTGGTGAAGTACTCGCAGAAGCAGGCGAGCAGATGACTGAAGAGCTGGCCGTGAAGATTCGCGAAGCCGGCATTGAGCGTTTGCCCGTCCTGTATACTCGTGGTCCTGAAGTTTCTTCTTCCATGCGTGATACCCTCATGCTGGACAAGACCACGGATATGTCTTCTGCGCAGATTGAAATTTATCGCCGCCTGCGCCCCAGCTCTCCGCCAACCCCGGAGATTGCAGAAACGTTCTTCGAGAACCTGTTCCGCAATGCAGACTACTATGACCTGTCTGCAGTTGGCCGCTACAAGCTGAATACCCGTTTGAAGGTCGAGGAAGACATTGAAGTCCGTACTCTGACCAACAACGATATTCTGACGGCTATCAAGACCCTGTGCCTTCTGAAAGATTCTCATGGTCCTGCTGACGATATCGACCACCTTGGCAACCGTCGTGTTCGCCCGGTTGGTGAGCTGGTTGAAAACCAGTACCGTATCGGTCTCGTCCGCATGGAGCGCGCCATTAAGGAGCGCATGAGCCTTCAGGAAGTCGCAACCTTGATGCCTCACGACCTGATCAACCCCAAACCGGTTGCAGCTGTTCTGAAGGAATTCTTCGGTACCTCTCAGCTGTCCCAGTTCATGGACCAGACCAACCCGCTTTCTGAGGTTACTCATAAGCGCCGTCTGTCTGCTCTTGGACCGGGTGGTCTGACTCGTGAGCGTGCAGGCTTCGAAGTCCGAGACGTTCATACGTCTCACTACGGCCGTATTTGTCCTATTGAAACACCTGAAGGCCCGAACATTGGTCTGATTGTGTCCCTGACCACCCATGCAAAGGTCAACGACTTTGGCTTTATTGAAACACCATTCCGCCTCGTGCGTGATGGCAAAGCCACTGAAGAGATCGTCTACATGGATGCTTCTCAGGAAGAAGGACAGATTGTTGCTCAGGCTAACATCAAGCTTGGCGAAGACGGTACCATCGAAGACGAAACCGTTCAGGCTCGTCTGCATGGTGAAGTACTTCCGGTCGAACCGGCCGAAGTCACCGCAATGGACATTTCTCCGAACCAGATTGTGTCCATCTCCGCAGCGTTGATTCCGTTCCTGGAGCACGATGACGCTAACCGAGCTCTCATGGGTTCCAACATGCAGCGCCAGGCTGTGCCTCTGCTGCGCAGCGAACGCCCGCTGGTTGGTACTGGCATGGAAGGCCCTGTTGCCTGTGATTCAGGTGGCTGCCTTTTGGCCAAGGGTGACGGTGTGGTCCACTTTGCTGACGCAGAACGCGTGGTTGTCAAATATGACGACGCTGCTCTCTGCCCAGAAACCGGTGGCACCAAGTCGTACGACCTTCAGAAATATCACAAGTCCAACCAGGGCAGCAGCTTCGGTCAGAAACCGACCGTGCATCCTGGTCAGCGCGTGACCAAGGGTCAGGTGCTGGCAGACGGCCCGGCAATCAAGGACGGCGAGCTTGCGCTCGGCAAGAACCTTGTTGTCGCGTTCATGCCTTGGTGTGGTTATAACTTTGAGGACTCCATCCTTATTTCTGAGCGTATGGTGAAGGAAGATGTCTTCACCTCTGTTCACATCGAAGAGTTTGAGCTGGTTGCCCGTGATACCAAGCTCGGACCCGAAGAAGTCACCCGCGACATTCCGAACGTGGGTGAGGACATGCTCAGAAACCTCGACGAGTCCGGCATTATTCGCATTGGCGCACGAGTCGTTCCCGACGATATCCTCGTTGGTAAAATCACCCCCAAGGGTGAGACTCAGCTGACCCCCGAAGAGAAGCTCCTCCGAGCCATCTTCGGCGATAAGGCGCGCGACGTGAAGAATACGTCCCTCAAGGTCCCACCGGGGATCGAGGGTGTTGTTCTTGACGTAAAGGTCTTTAACCGCCGCTCTGGCGATAAAGACTCCCGTACCCGCGAGATCGAAGATCTTGAACTTGCACGTATCGACCGCAAGGAAGAGCAGCACATTGCCGCTCTGGTAGAAAAGACTCGCGAGACTCTGTGGGACATCTGCAAGGACCAGGCTGTCGGCAAGTCTATTGCTGGCAAGACCAAGGGTTCCGAGCTGGTGAGTGCTGGCAGTGCCATTGATGAAGACGTCTTCTACACCATTCCGGTCAAGCAGTTGGCTGGTGTGTTCAGCGACGCTGGAATCAATGAGCAGATCCTTGATATTCTTGATACCTATGACCGTCAGGTGATGTTTGTCCGTGAGATTTACGACACCAAGCGCGGTAAGGTTACCGAAGGCGATGATCTGCCTCCGGGAGTGATCAAGATGGTCAAGGTGTATCTGGCTGTGAAGCGTAAGCTTAACGTCGGTGACAAAATGGCTGGTCGTCACGGTAACAAGGGTGTTGTTTCCAACATCCTGCCGGAGCAGGACCTGCCGTTCTTCGCTGACGGTCGTCCGGTCGACATCGTCCTGAACCCTCTGGGCGTGCCGTCTCGTATGAACATCGGTCAGATTATGGAAACCCACCTTGGCTGGGCAGCCAAGGAGCTGGGTCGCCAGCTGGGCGAACTGCTTGACAGCGGTGCGCACATGGAAGTCCTGCGAAACGAAGTGAAGGACGTCTTTGATTCTCCGGCCATCACGAGCTTGGTGGACGAGATTGATGACGATGAACTTCAGGCAGCAGTGAAGAAGCTGAAGCCCGGTATCGTGTGTAAGACTCCTGTCTTTGACGGTGCTGAAGAAGAGGAGATCTGGGACTGGCTGGACAAGGCCAAGGTGCCGAATGACGGCAAAATGGTCCTGTTCGACGGCCGTACCGGTGAACCCTTCAAAAACCGTGTCACCGTTGGCGTTATGTATATGCTGAAACTGCATCACCTCGTCGACGAAAAGATCCATGCCCGTTCGACTGGCCCGTACTCCCTGGTCACCCAGCAGCCGCTTGGTGGTAAGGCACAGTTCGGTGGTCAGCGACTCGGTGAAATGGAAGTCTGGGCACTTGAGGCTTACGGCGCAGCTTACCTGCTTCAGGAATTCCTGACGGTCAAATCTGACGACGTCAACGGACGTGTGAAGATGTACGAAAAGATCGTTAAGGGTGATAACTTCCTTGAAGCAAACCTGCCCGAATCCTTTAACGTTCTCGTGAAGGAACTCCAGGCTCTCGGCCTTGATGTTGATCTGCATCAGGACGAGCTGCCCGAAGACGAGTCCCCTCGCGATCGCGACTAG